In one window of Streptomyces sp. NBC_00193 DNA:
- a CDS encoding amidohydrolase family protein: protein MGDLTLDPDRLTAIDVHTHAEVSKDGHGALSPELFGASETYFKAHGHRQPTIEEMAAHYRERRMAAVVFTVDAEHATGHPRISNEEIAESCAAHADALIPFASIDPHKGRAGVREARRLVEEHGVRGFKFHPSIQAFSPNDRMAYPLYEAIEELGVPALFHTGQTGIGAGVPGGGGIRLKHSNPMLVDDVAVDFPELRIILAHPSFPWQDEALAVATHKPHVYIDLSGWSPKYFPPQLVRYANTLLQDKVLFGSDYPVITPDRWLADFAKLDIKPEVRPKILKENAARLLGLLTD from the coding sequence ATGGGTGACCTCACGCTCGACCCGGACCGGCTGACGGCCATCGACGTGCACACGCACGCCGAGGTCTCCAAGGACGGCCACGGGGCGCTGAGTCCCGAACTGTTCGGCGCCTCCGAGACGTACTTCAAGGCGCACGGCCACCGGCAGCCGACCATCGAGGAGATGGCCGCCCACTACCGCGAACGCCGCATGGCGGCCGTGGTGTTCACCGTCGACGCCGAACACGCCACCGGCCACCCGCGGATCTCCAACGAGGAGATCGCCGAGAGCTGCGCCGCCCATGCGGACGCGCTCATTCCCTTCGCGAGCATCGACCCGCACAAGGGGCGCGCGGGCGTGCGCGAGGCACGGCGCCTGGTGGAGGAACACGGCGTCCGCGGCTTCAAGTTCCACCCCAGCATCCAGGCGTTCTCCCCGAACGACCGGATGGCCTATCCGCTGTACGAGGCCATCGAGGAACTCGGTGTGCCCGCACTGTTCCACACCGGCCAGACCGGCATCGGCGCCGGCGTACCGGGCGGCGGAGGCATCCGGCTGAAGCACTCCAACCCCATGCTGGTCGACGACGTCGCCGTGGACTTCCCCGAGTTGCGGATCATTCTGGCCCACCCGTCCTTCCCGTGGCAGGACGAGGCCCTGGCGGTGGCCACCCACAAGCCGCACGTGTACATCGACCTGTCCGGCTGGTCCCCGAAGTACTTCCCGCCGCAGCTCGTGCGCTACGCCAACACCCTGCTCCAGGACAAGGTGCTCTTCGGCTCCGACTACCCCGTGATCACCCCCGACCGGTGGCTCGCCGACTTCGCGAAGCTCGACATCAAGCCCGAGGTCCGGCCGAAGATCCTCAAGGAGAACGCCGCCCGCCTGCTCGGCCTGCTCACCGACTGA
- a CDS encoding SDR family NAD(P)-dependent oxidoreductase, translating into MDLHGKVAVVTGSGRGLGLGYARALAAAGAAVVVNDVDQDAVDAAVATITAAGGRAAGVVAAVGDSAAAEELVDTAVREFGRLDVLVTNAGILRDRVLWKMTDEDFDDVVRVHLRGTFTCARAAAVRMREQGTGGRLVLISSPAGQRGNFGQTNYAAAKAGIVAMARTWAMELGRAGITVNAVVPVAATEMTKTIPAFAPVIEESERTGSPLPDWLRKDEGLGTVEDVAGLITFLASDASDGVTGQAIGIGGDRLALWAHPKEKAVAFADGGWSADMIAALWRGGVGAEAETYGIPAPQAPVA; encoded by the coding sequence ATGGATCTGCACGGGAAAGTCGCCGTAGTCACCGGCAGCGGGCGCGGCCTCGGGCTGGGATACGCCCGAGCTCTTGCCGCGGCCGGAGCCGCAGTCGTCGTCAATGACGTCGACCAGGACGCGGTCGACGCCGCCGTCGCCACGATCACCGCCGCGGGAGGCAGGGCGGCAGGCGTCGTGGCGGCGGTGGGCGACAGCGCGGCGGCCGAGGAGCTGGTGGACACGGCGGTGCGGGAGTTCGGGCGCCTGGACGTGCTCGTCACCAACGCCGGCATCCTGCGCGACCGAGTGCTGTGGAAGATGACCGACGAGGACTTCGACGACGTCGTCCGCGTTCACCTGCGCGGCACCTTCACCTGTGCCCGTGCGGCAGCCGTCCGCATGCGGGAGCAGGGAACCGGCGGCCGGCTCGTCCTCATCTCCTCGCCGGCCGGACAGCGCGGCAACTTCGGCCAGACCAACTACGCGGCCGCGAAGGCGGGCATCGTCGCCATGGCCCGGACCTGGGCCATGGAGCTGGGCCGCGCCGGCATCACCGTCAACGCCGTCGTGCCCGTCGCCGCCACGGAGATGACCAAGACCATCCCGGCCTTCGCGCCGGTCATCGAGGAGTCCGAGCGCACGGGCAGCCCCCTGCCCGACTGGCTGCGCAAGGACGAGGGCCTCGGCACCGTCGAGGACGTCGCCGGCCTGATCACCTTCCTGGCCTCGGACGCCTCCGACGGAGTGACCGGGCAGGCGATCGGCATCGGCGGCGACCGGCTGGCCCTGTGGGCGCACCCCAAGGAGAAGGCGGTCGCCTTCGCCGACGGGGGCTGGAGCGCCGACATGATCGCCGCCCTCTGGCGGGGCGGCGTGGGAGCCGAGGCGGAGACCTACGGCATTCCGGCGCCCCAGGCTCCGGTGGCGTGA
- a CDS encoding MarR family winged helix-turn-helix transcriptional regulator, producing the protein MSTSLLYLVKRTELAVRARLEELLKPAGITALQYTALTVLERHEGISAAQLARDSFVTAQSMADMVRALESHGLIRREPNPANRRERLILLADAGRRLLAEYAEPARLLEQRMVADLTAEQVERFREALNRTWRSLA; encoded by the coding sequence GTGAGCACCTCGCTGCTCTACCTGGTCAAGAGGACGGAGCTGGCGGTACGGGCCCGCCTGGAGGAGCTGCTCAAGCCCGCCGGCATCACGGCGCTGCAGTACACCGCCCTGACCGTGCTGGAGCGGCACGAAGGCATTTCCGCCGCGCAGCTCGCCCGCGACTCCTTCGTCACCGCCCAGTCCATGGCCGACATGGTCCGGGCGCTGGAGAGCCACGGCCTGATCCGTCGTGAACCCAACCCCGCCAACCGGCGCGAGCGCCTCATCCTGCTCGCCGACGCGGGGCGCCGACTGCTCGCCGAGTACGCCGAGCCGGCCCGCCTCCTGGAGCAGCGCATGGTCGCCGACCTGACCGCCGAGCAGGTCGAGCGGTTCCGCGAGGCGCTGAACCGCACGTGGCGATCCCTCGCCTGA
- a CDS encoding carboxylesterase/lipase family protein: MTDDPLVHTGHGPVRGERRADGSLRFLGIPYARPPVGELRFASPVPPVPWTEPLDATAYGPTAQRRPFAEVTTIPEPSIPGEGVLNLNVFTPDLAPAEPLPVLVWIHGGGYVAGSAASPWYDGSAFGRDGVILVSVGYRLGVEGFLHLEDAPDNRGVRDWIAALEWVRDNIAAFGGDPARVTIAGQSAGGGAVQTLLAVPSAQGLFRAAISVSGAVMDPQDRDLAEVVSALFATRAGVPATAAALRDLTDDELLDLQERLDWPGPERYGLPMVVLAPFADGELVPAPVPQALVDGAAGADVPLMLGFTAHEFHAMGPEVGHALTDDLFRAPALALAEARAHAERPTWLYQFEWTATAPGYEGLAHHCVDLPFVFDLLDAPGVAEALGDDPPQPLADALHTSWVGFIRDLDPGASWPRYTPDTRATRIWSARPHTAHDPLRAVREAPSA; this comes from the coding sequence ATGACAGACGATCCCCTCGTCCACACCGGCCACGGCCCCGTGCGGGGCGAGCGCCGCGCCGACGGAAGCCTCCGCTTCCTCGGCATCCCGTACGCCCGTCCCCCGGTCGGCGAGCTCCGCTTCGCCTCTCCGGTGCCCCCCGTGCCCTGGACCGAGCCACTGGACGCCACGGCGTACGGCCCGACGGCCCAGCGCCGCCCGTTCGCCGAGGTCACGACCATCCCCGAGCCGTCCATCCCGGGCGAGGGAGTCCTGAACCTCAACGTCTTCACCCCGGACCTCGCCCCCGCGGAGCCCCTGCCGGTCCTCGTGTGGATCCATGGCGGCGGATACGTGGCGGGCTCGGCGGCCAGCCCCTGGTACGACGGGTCCGCCTTCGGCCGGGACGGCGTGATCCTGGTGTCCGTCGGCTACCGGCTCGGCGTCGAGGGCTTCCTGCACCTGGAGGACGCTCCCGACAACCGGGGCGTGCGGGACTGGATCGCCGCCCTGGAGTGGGTCCGCGACAACATCGCGGCCTTCGGCGGCGACCCGGCCCGGGTCACGATCGCCGGACAGTCGGCGGGCGGCGGCGCCGTCCAGACCCTGCTGGCCGTGCCCTCGGCCCAGGGCCTTTTCCGTGCGGCGATCTCGGTCTCCGGAGCGGTCATGGACCCCCAGGACAGGGATCTCGCCGAGGTGGTGTCGGCGCTCTTCGCCACCCGCGCCGGGGTCCCGGCCACCGCCGCCGCACTGCGCGACCTGACGGACGACGAACTCCTCGACCTCCAGGAGCGGCTGGACTGGCCGGGCCCGGAACGGTACGGGCTCCCGATGGTGGTTCTCGCCCCCTTCGCCGACGGCGAGCTAGTCCCCGCGCCGGTGCCGCAGGCGCTCGTCGACGGCGCGGCGGGTGCGGATGTACCGCTGATGCTCGGCTTCACCGCCCACGAGTTCCACGCGATGGGGCCCGAGGTGGGCCACGCCCTCACGGACGATCTCTTCCGCGCCCCCGCCCTCGCCCTGGCCGAGGCCCGCGCCCACGCCGAACGGCCCACCTGGCTCTACCAGTTCGAGTGGACCGCCACCGCTCCCGGCTACGAGGGTCTGGCGCACCACTGTGTGGACCTGCCGTTCGTATTCGACCTCCTGGACGCCCCGGGCGTCGCCGAGGCCCTGGGGGACGACCCGCCCCAGCCCCTGGCCGACGCCCTCCACACGTCCTGGGTGGGGTTCATCAGGGACCTCGACCCCGGCGCGTCCTGGCCGAGGTACACCCCCGACACCCGTGCGACCCGCATCTGGTCCGCCCGGCCCCACACCGCGCACGACCCCCTGCGGGCGGTCCGGGAGGCCCCTTCCGCGTGA
- the surE gene encoding 5'/3'-nucleotidase SurE gives MSSTRRRLAAAATGAVLLAASGVTAYAASGHTASGQGAPVQGARPLAGLRVLISNDDSMQAAKKSNSDGLGLYELRRAMCAAGADVVVIAPWQVQSGKGTAVTNGGVLTAQRRTALPAGYENDCAGAPAQGAVFGVCLSEGPCGGDSPSATPADTVKLALRGGLKAKTGWDRAPDLVLSGINSGPNVSAQVNDSGTVGAAIAAIDEGVPAIAFSSAGDETNTYFPQENYRAHAAFGARFVAGLRERGLLTPEFALKVDYPDISTGKPAGPPRWTSVGHGKVVWHAYEQVGADSFAIGLGFCGERPGDPCSETVADADSAALFRDGRISVTPLTSDRTYGAKTPDPRTLRKIQRYVENDAPRR, from the coding sequence ATGTCCTCCACCCGCCGCAGACTCGCCGCCGCCGCCACCGGGGCCGTGCTGCTCGCCGCCTCGGGCGTGACCGCCTACGCGGCATCCGGCCACACGGCATCCGGCCAAGGGGCGCCCGTCCAGGGCGCCCGCCCCCTCGCCGGCCTGCGCGTCCTGATCTCCAATGACGACTCCATGCAGGCGGCCAAGAAGAGCAACTCCGACGGTCTCGGCCTGTACGAACTGCGCCGTGCGATGTGCGCGGCCGGCGCGGACGTGGTCGTCATCGCTCCGTGGCAGGTCCAGTCCGGCAAGGGCACCGCCGTCACCAACGGAGGAGTCCTCACCGCTCAGCGGCGCACCGCGCTCCCCGCCGGCTACGAGAACGACTGCGCGGGCGCGCCCGCCCAGGGCGCGGTCTTCGGGGTCTGCCTCTCCGAAGGCCCGTGCGGGGGCGACAGCCCGAGTGCCACCCCCGCCGACACCGTCAAACTCGCCCTGCGCGGCGGCCTGAAGGCCAAGACCGGCTGGGACCGCGCCCCCGACCTCGTGCTCAGCGGAATCAACTCCGGCCCCAACGTGAGTGCCCAGGTCAACGACTCCGGAACGGTCGGAGCCGCGATCGCCGCGATCGACGAGGGCGTCCCGGCCATCGCCTTCTCCTCCGCGGGCGACGAGACCAACACCTACTTCCCCCAGGAGAACTACCGGGCCCATGCCGCGTTCGGTGCCCGCTTCGTCGCCGGCCTGAGAGAACGCGGCCTGCTCACACCCGAGTTCGCGCTCAAGGTCGACTACCCGGACATCAGCACCGGTAAGCCCGCCGGCCCGCCCCGCTGGACGAGCGTCGGGCACGGCAAGGTCGTCTGGCACGCCTACGAGCAGGTGGGCGCGGACTCCTTCGCCATCGGCCTCGGCTTCTGCGGGGAGCGGCCCGGCGACCCGTGCAGCGAAACCGTCGCGGACGCCGACTCCGCGGCGCTCTTCCGGGACGGCCGGATCTCCGTGACACCGCTGACCTCCGACCGTACGTACGGAGCGAAGACCCCGGACCCGCGGACGCTGCGGAAGATCCAGCGCTACGTCGAGAACGATGCGCCCCGGCGCTGA
- a CDS encoding glycoside hydrolase family 3 protein: protein MSTIPPPQGAGHPYRDPARPVDERVADLLARMTLEEKAGLMFHTITALEDEEYAPGEPGAPLISADLADMVQRASMSHFNVVDTAEPYEMARWHNAVQEMAAGTRLGIPVTFSTDPRHSFSDTVGASLHAGPFSAWPEAIGLAAIGDPELVFEFADIMRREYLSVGFRVALHPQIDLATEPRWARQSGTFGSDAKLTGELVQAYVRGLQGETLGAASVSAMVKHFPGGGPQKDGEDPHFAHGKEQIYPGGMREHHLEPFKAAIAAGCSQMMPYYGQPIGTDWEEVGFGFNKGVVTGLLREQLGFQGIVCTDWGLLNDAPIFGEMHPARAWGVEHLSVSERAAKALDAGCDQFGGEECPEVVVELVRSGRVPESRIDASVRRLLREKFVLGLFDECRYVDPWEAAETVGRADFKALGAAAQRRSLTVLTDGPLPLSGRPKLYVENVDPAVAARYGEVVDTPAEAEFAVLRLRTPYEERPNKFESFFHSGTLAFEEPELARILALLATVPVLVCVNLERPAVLPEIAECAAALIADYGASDEALLDVAFGRAKAEGRLPFELPRSMAAVAASRPDVPHDTADPVFPYGAGILL, encoded by the coding sequence ATGAGCACGATCCCCCCGCCCCAGGGCGCCGGCCACCCCTACCGGGACCCCGCCCGGCCCGTGGACGAGCGCGTCGCCGACCTCCTCGCGCGGATGACGCTGGAGGAGAAGGCCGGACTGATGTTCCACACCATCACGGCGCTGGAGGACGAGGAGTACGCCCCCGGGGAGCCCGGCGCCCCTCTGATCTCGGCGGATCTCGCCGACATGGTCCAGCGGGCGTCGATGAGCCACTTCAACGTCGTCGACACCGCGGAGCCCTACGAGATGGCCCGCTGGCACAACGCGGTCCAGGAGATGGCCGCCGGAACCCGCCTCGGCATCCCCGTCACGTTCTCCACCGACCCCCGGCACTCGTTCAGCGACACGGTGGGCGCCTCCCTCCACGCGGGCCCCTTCTCGGCCTGGCCGGAGGCCATCGGCCTGGCCGCGATAGGCGATCCGGAGCTGGTCTTCGAGTTCGCGGACATCATGCGGCGCGAGTACCTCTCCGTCGGCTTCCGCGTCGCCCTGCACCCGCAGATCGACCTGGCCACGGAGCCGCGCTGGGCCCGCCAGTCGGGCACCTTCGGCTCGGACGCGAAGCTGACGGGCGAGCTCGTCCAGGCGTACGTACGCGGCCTGCAGGGCGAGACGCTCGGCGCGGCCTCGGTCTCCGCGATGGTCAAGCACTTCCCCGGCGGCGGCCCGCAGAAGGACGGCGAGGACCCGCACTTCGCGCACGGCAAGGAGCAGATCTACCCGGGCGGGATGCGCGAGCACCACCTGGAGCCGTTCAAGGCGGCCATCGCGGCCGGCTGCTCGCAGATGATGCCGTACTACGGCCAGCCCATCGGCACCGACTGGGAAGAGGTCGGCTTCGGCTTCAACAAGGGCGTCGTCACCGGCCTGCTCCGCGAGCAGCTCGGCTTCCAGGGCATCGTGTGCACCGACTGGGGCCTGCTGAACGACGCTCCGATCTTCGGAGAGATGCACCCGGCCCGCGCCTGGGGCGTGGAGCACCTGAGCGTGTCCGAGCGGGCGGCGAAGGCGCTGGACGCCGGCTGCGACCAGTTCGGCGGGGAGGAATGCCCCGAGGTCGTCGTGGAGCTGGTCCGCTCGGGCCGGGTCCCGGAGTCCCGGATCGACGCGTCCGTACGCCGGCTGCTGCGCGAGAAGTTCGTCCTCGGCCTCTTCGACGAGTGCCGGTACGTGGACCCGTGGGAGGCGGCCGAGACGGTCGGCCGGGCCGATTTCAAGGCGCTGGGCGCCGCCGCCCAGCGCCGCTCGCTCACCGTCCTCACCGACGGCCCGCTGCCGCTGAGCGGCCGGCCGAAGCTGTACGTCGAGAACGTCGATCCGGCCGTGGCCGCACGGTACGGGGAGGTCGTCGACACCCCGGCCGAGGCCGAGTTCGCCGTGCTGCGGCTGCGCACCCCCTACGAGGAGCGGCCGAACAAGTTCGAGTCCTTCTTCCACTCGGGCACCCTCGCCTTCGAAGAGCCCGAACTCGCCCGGATCCTCGCGCTCCTCGCCACGGTTCCGGTCCTGGTCTGCGTCAACCTGGAGCGTCCCGCCGTCCTCCCGGAGATCGCCGAGTGCGCCGCCGCGCTGATCGCCGACTACGGCGCGAGCGACGAGGCCCTGCTGGACGTGGCCTTCGGCCGGGCCAAGGCCGAAGGGCGCCTTCCGTTCGAACTGCCGCGTTCGATGGCGGCCGTCGCCGCCTCCCGCCCGGACGTTCCCCACGACACGGCGGACCCGGTCTTCCCGTACGGGGCCGGAATCCTCCTCTGA
- a CDS encoding MFS transporter: protein MNASEARPAIAAPTATGVPVAPGKGGMRRLMPMLALANTAMYMVYMGTGAVLLPVQIELVDPANKVANFGLIAGIAAVFATLFNPLTGLLSDRSGRRNPWILGGGLAALGALALLGAAGTLLLVAIGWCLVQATMNVYQAALTAVVPDRVPVERRGLASAMVGIGTPIGVALGIYVATLFVPGDVPLGYLVLGAVIAGAALVFTVVVREQRAPAREPLPLLRQLAAFGDTFKSADFRWVFIGRFLMMLGFFSVSLFQLYILQDHIALPEGLSPTEAVAFIAPIDAGVTLLATVLGGLLSDRLGRRKPLVALSCALCGIAMLVPVIKPDWTGMLIFTVLAGLAFGSYMAVDTALVTLVLPSATDAARDLGVLNMANAGPQIIAPFLAALLVGAVGYDGLYVVAALITLLGAASVIPIRTVR, encoded by the coding sequence ATGAACGCATCCGAAGCCCGGCCCGCCATCGCGGCGCCGACGGCGACCGGCGTCCCCGTCGCGCCCGGCAAAGGCGGCATGCGCCGGCTCATGCCGATGCTCGCCCTGGCGAACACCGCGATGTACATGGTCTACATGGGGACCGGCGCGGTACTGCTGCCCGTCCAGATCGAACTCGTCGATCCGGCGAACAAGGTGGCAAACTTCGGCCTCATCGCCGGAATCGCCGCGGTCTTCGCCACCCTCTTCAACCCCCTGACGGGACTCCTCTCCGACCGCTCGGGCCGACGCAACCCCTGGATCCTCGGCGGCGGCCTGGCGGCCCTCGGCGCCCTGGCCCTCCTCGGCGCGGCCGGGACCCTCCTGCTCGTGGCCATCGGCTGGTGCCTCGTCCAGGCGACGATGAACGTCTACCAGGCGGCCCTGACGGCCGTGGTCCCCGACCGGGTCCCCGTCGAACGACGCGGTCTCGCCTCCGCGATGGTCGGCATCGGCACCCCGATCGGCGTCGCCCTCGGCATCTACGTGGCGACCCTCTTCGTACCCGGAGACGTTCCCCTCGGGTACCTCGTGCTCGGCGCCGTGATCGCGGGCGCGGCCCTGGTCTTCACCGTGGTCGTCCGGGAGCAGAGAGCCCCCGCGCGTGAGCCGCTGCCGCTCCTGCGGCAGCTGGCCGCCTTCGGGGACACGTTCAAGTCGGCGGACTTCCGCTGGGTCTTCATAGGCCGCTTCCTCATGATGCTCGGCTTCTTCTCCGTCTCCCTCTTCCAGCTCTACATCCTCCAGGACCACATCGCGCTGCCCGAAGGGCTCAGCCCCACCGAGGCCGTGGCGTTCATCGCCCCGATCGACGCCGGCGTCACCCTGCTCGCCACCGTCCTCGGCGGTCTGCTCTCCGACCGCCTGGGCCGCCGCAAACCACTGGTTGCGCTGTCCTGCGCCCTCTGCGGGATCGCGATGCTCGTGCCGGTGATCAAGCCGGACTGGACCGGCATGCTGATCTTCACGGTCCTCGCGGGGCTGGCCTTCGGCAGCTACATGGCCGTGGACACCGCGCTCGTCACCCTGGTGCTGCCCAGCGCCACCGACGCCGCCCGCGACCTGGGCGTCCTCAACATGGCCAACGCCGGCCCGCAGATCATCGCCCCGTTCCTGGCGGCCCTCCTCGTCGGAGCGGTCGGCTACGACGGCCTGTACGTCGTCGCAGCGCTGATCACGCTGCTCGGCGCCGCCTCGGTGATCCCCATCCGGACGGTCCGCTGA
- a CDS encoding FAD-binding oxidoreductase: MDHLTSLRDAEPRPFWLDDPRRPQAVPALVGETTCDLLVVGGGYTGLWTALLAKERDASADVVLIEADEAGGAASGRNGGFCESSLTHGLHNGLQRWPGEIDLLERLGRENLQAIEDAVERHGIDCDWERTGSIVVATEPYQLAGLAEEAEAAARYGGKPVLLDGEAVRAEIDSPTFLGGLWNKTDVAMVNPAGLAWGLKKAALALGVRMYEHTPAISLAEHGAVIGVRTPYGRITARRVALATNAYPSLVRRHRPYTVPVYDYALMTEPLTAEQLASVGWTHRQGFADSANQFHYVRLSVDNRILWGGYDAVYYYGGRVRAEHDRRPETFATLARHFFTTFPQLEGVRFTHSWGGAIDTSTRFCVFFDTSHQGKVSYAAGFTGLGVGASRFGAEVMLDLLAGERTERTDLEMVRRKPLPFPPEPVRSLGIGITKWSMARADLNEGHRNLWLRSLDRFGLGFDS, from the coding sequence ATGGACCACCTCACCTCGCTCAGGGACGCCGAGCCCCGCCCGTTCTGGCTCGACGACCCCCGTCGCCCGCAGGCCGTCCCTGCCCTCGTCGGCGAAACCACCTGCGACCTGCTCGTCGTCGGTGGCGGCTACACCGGCCTGTGGACAGCCCTCCTCGCCAAGGAGCGCGATGCCTCCGCCGACGTGGTGCTCATCGAGGCGGACGAGGCCGGCGGCGCCGCCTCCGGCCGCAACGGCGGCTTCTGCGAGTCCAGCCTCACCCACGGCCTGCACAACGGCCTCCAGCGCTGGCCCGGGGAGATCGACCTCCTGGAGCGCCTCGGACGGGAGAACCTCCAGGCCATCGAGGACGCCGTGGAGCGCCACGGGATCGACTGCGACTGGGAGCGCACCGGCTCCATCGTGGTGGCCACCGAGCCGTACCAGCTCGCCGGTCTCGCGGAGGAGGCCGAGGCCGCCGCCCGCTACGGGGGCAAGCCGGTCCTGCTCGACGGCGAGGCCGTCCGGGCCGAGATCGACTCCCCGACCTTTCTCGGCGGCCTGTGGAACAAGACCGACGTCGCCATGGTCAACCCGGCCGGGCTCGCCTGGGGACTCAAGAAGGCCGCTCTCGCCTTGGGCGTGCGGATGTACGAGCACACTCCCGCCATCTCGCTCGCCGAGCACGGGGCCGTGATCGGTGTCCGTACCCCCTACGGCCGGATCACCGCGCGGCGCGTCGCGCTCGCCACCAACGCCTACCCCTCCCTCGTCCGGCGCCACCGCCCGTACACCGTCCCCGTGTACGACTACGCGCTGATGACCGAGCCGCTGACCGCGGAGCAGCTCGCCTCCGTCGGCTGGACGCACCGCCAGGGCTTCGCGGACAGCGCCAACCAGTTCCACTATGTCCGGCTCTCCGTGGACAACCGCATCCTGTGGGGCGGATACGACGCCGTCTACTACTACGGCGGGCGCGTCCGCGCCGAACACGACCGGCGGCCCGAGACCTTCGCCACCCTCGCCCGCCATTTCTTCACGACGTTCCCGCAGTTGGAGGGTGTGCGCTTCACCCACAGCTGGGGCGGAGCCATCGACACCAGCACCCGCTTCTGCGTGTTCTTTGACACGAGTCACCAAGGCAAGGTCTCCTACGCCGCCGGGTTCACCGGCCTCGGCGTCGGCGCCAGCCGCTTCGGCGCCGAAGTGATGCTCGACCTCCTGGCGGGCGAGCGCACCGAGCGCACCGACCTGGAGATGGTCCGCCGCAAGCCCCTGCCGTTCCCGCCCGAGCCCGTCCGGTCCCTCGGCATCGGCATCACCAAGTGGTCCATGGCGCGCGCCGACCTCAACGAAGGCCACCGCAACCTCTGGCTGCGCAGCCTCGACCGCTTCGGCCTCGGCTTCGACAGCTGA
- a CDS encoding TetR/AcrR family transcriptional regulator, whose product MAERVIPEGGRRRHRPTKQGAVLSERLIIDTALRLVAQHGAAALSARRLGAALGADPSALYRYFRNTDALLLALSDELIGRAQEGWSATGDWRTDLRAIGLRIHASYRSNPQAALLTAHRTTGRPHEKRAVEAILGILRSGGFPDALAVRIYHAFVDQALAFAAQDAAALALPEAARESDEEVWHAVYGRLSPETHPNIAATFPLLAADMRDSGYPFALELMLGAMEALRPAADGR is encoded by the coding sequence ATGGCCGAACGAGTGATTCCAGAAGGCGGGCGTCGGCGTCACCGACCGACCAAGCAGGGCGCCGTGCTCTCGGAGCGGCTGATCATCGACACAGCCCTGCGCCTCGTCGCGCAGCACGGTGCCGCGGCGCTCTCGGCGCGCAGGCTCGGTGCGGCGCTCGGCGCGGATCCCAGTGCCCTCTACCGCTATTTCCGCAACACCGACGCCCTGCTCCTCGCCCTGTCCGACGAGCTGATCGGGCGTGCCCAGGAGGGCTGGTCGGCCACCGGTGACTGGCGGACCGATCTGCGGGCCATCGGGCTGCGCATCCACGCCTCCTACCGGTCCAACCCCCAGGCCGCGCTCCTCACGGCCCACCGCACGACGGGGCGCCCCCACGAGAAGCGGGCCGTCGAGGCGATCCTGGGCATCCTGCGTTCCGGGGGTTTCCCGGACGCCCTCGCCGTGCGGATCTACCACGCCTTCGTCGACCAGGCCCTGGCCTTCGCCGCCCAGGACGCCGCCGCGCTCGCCCTGCCGGAGGCGGCGAGGGAGTCGGACGAGGAGGTCTGGCACGCGGTGTACGGCAGGCTGTCGCCCGAGACCCACCCGAACATCGCGGCGACCTTCCCGCTGCTCGCCGCCGACATGCGCGACAGCGGCTATCCCTTCGCCCTGGAGCTGATGCTCGGTGCGATGGAGGCGCTCCGCCCGGCGGCGGACGGCCGCTGA